A stretch of the Candidatus Desulfatibia profunda genome encodes the following:
- a CDS encoding YdcF family protein has translation MKSLSPDKSDVIIVLGAKVRTGGLPSPALRRRILHAVDLFQRGFSDVLIVSGGIGKHPPSEAEMMKRIAVEHGVPQEKIVMEDTAKTTLDSAVACARMIRRNGWSTALLVTDRFHMLRSAILFRLCGAKVNCSPAEYHGIGPSTWKWWYWYVREFLALQRSIFRFYARKARRP, from the coding sequence ATGAAATCTCTTTCGCCGGACAAATCCGATGTAATTATCGTTCTGGGAGCAAAGGTCCGGACAGGAGGCTTACCCAGTCCGGCGCTTCGCCGCCGAATTCTGCATGCTGTTGATCTTTTTCAGCGCGGATTTTCCGATGTTCTTATCGTCAGCGGGGGGATTGGTAAACACCCGCCCTCCGAAGCTGAAATGATGAAACGAATCGCGGTTGAACATGGTGTTCCCCAAGAAAAAATCGTCATGGAAGACACCGCCAAAACCACGCTGGATAGTGCCGTTGCCTGTGCGCGGATGATTCGCCGCAACGGATGGTCAACCGCACTGCTCGTAACCGATCGCTTTCACATGCTAAGATCGGCCATCTTATTTCGTCTGTGCGGCGCAAAAGTGAATTGCAGCCCGGCGGAATATCACGGGATCGGACCGAGTACCTGGAAATGGTGGTATTGGTATGTGCGCGAGTTCCTCGCGCTGCAGCGAAGTATTTTTCGTTTTTATGCACGTAAAGCAAGACGACCCTAA
- a CDS encoding DUF362 domain-containing protein, with protein MEKSITRRDFMRATAGFAVAAAVSLKIEPKKKTTVVLIRDHDVLDASSKANAKTIQQMLDSAVMVLTGENDPVRAFQRLITPEDIVGIKSNAWFYLPTPFELESAVERRVLDAGVKKENISIDDRGVLENPVFQRATAIINVRPLRTHYWSGIGGCIKNLIMFAPSPSKYHPDSCADLALVWKLPEVKDKIRLNILSALTPQFHGRGPHHYDRRYVWNYKGIIAGQDPVAVDAVGLEIIKAKRKEYFGHEIKFETIPKHIRTADIKHGLGTSNLDQIELIKLGWTKDSLI; from the coding sequence ATGGAAAAATCGATTACACGACGGGATTTTATGCGGGCAACCGCCGGTTTTGCCGTTGCAGCGGCTGTCAGCTTAAAAATAGAACCGAAAAAAAAGACCACGGTGGTATTGATAAGAGATCATGACGTCCTGGACGCGAGTTCAAAGGCAAATGCAAAAACCATTCAGCAAATGCTCGATTCCGCCGTAATGGTCTTGACGGGCGAAAATGATCCTGTAAGGGCTTTCCAGCGACTGATAACACCCGAGGATATCGTAGGCATCAAGAGCAATGCCTGGTTCTACCTGCCCACACCTTTTGAATTAGAAAGTGCTGTCGAGCGCAGGGTTCTGGATGCAGGTGTTAAAAAAGAGAATATCAGCATTGACGACAGGGGTGTACTTGAGAACCCTGTTTTTCAAAGGGCGACCGCCATTATTAATGTGCGCCCTTTAAGAACCCATTACTGGTCGGGCATCGGCGGTTGCATAAAAAATCTAATCATGTTCGCTCCTTCTCCCTCGAAATATCATCCGGACAGCTGTGCGGATCTGGCGCTGGTATGGAAGCTGCCGGAAGTGAAAGATAAGATACGACTGAACATCTTGAGTGCCTTGACCCCGCAATTTCACGGCCGCGGGCCGCATCATTATGACAGAAGATATGTCTGGAACTATAAGGGAATCATTGCCGGTCAAGATCCGGTGGCCGTAGATGCTGTTGGGCTGGAAATCATCAAGGCCAAAAGAAAGGAATATTTCGGACATGAAATCAAATTTGAAACGATTCCAAAGCATATTCGCACGGCAGATATAAAGCACGGCTTGGGCACAAGCAATTTGGATCAAATCGAATTGATCAAACTTGGCTGGACGAAAGACAGTTTAATTTAG
- a CDS encoding response regulator: protein MYNILVIDDEESIVLMITMALARHDFNVEVATSSREGMRMFNNGCFDLVITDIRMPGIDGNQVARHIRNSGKSSTPIIGMSGTPWLLESGDFDAVLAKPFSIKTLIHTVKYLTAAPLKAMASD, encoded by the coding sequence ATGTACAACATTTTGGTCATAGACGACGAAGAATCGATTGTGCTGATGATTACCATGGCGCTGGCACGTCACGATTTTAACGTCGAAGTCGCAACCAGCAGCAGGGAAGGAATGCGGATGTTTAACAACGGCTGTTTCGACCTGGTCATCACCGATATTCGCATGCCCGGTATCGACGGCAATCAAGTGGCCCGGCATATCCGCAATTCCGGAAAGTCCTCGACCCCGATAATCGGCATGTCCGGAACTCCCTGGCTGCTCGAAAGCGGTGACTTCGATGCCGTCCTTGCAAAGCCGTTCTCGATCAAAACTCTGATTCATACCGTGAAATATCTGACGGCCGCACCGCTTAAGGCAATGGCTTCCGACTAA
- a CDS encoding acyloxyacyl hydrolase has product MMLPRLKQFIFLLTAVAMFFVPPSAFGDSAESDSQAPFKLTESTIIVGYGSGSIAEGSYEPVALIWHFGFDVRRFFPQLENHRGTLSVCLEPKINPVFNPETDLEFGIGAGLKYRYPVTKKVSAYVFGAVGPHFITVKTKDQANGFIFFDDIGAGCSFFLTERSALSLEYRFRHMSNVSIKEPNGGLDVHIGAIGYSLFF; this is encoded by the coding sequence ATGATGCTACCGAGACTTAAACAATTCATTTTCTTGCTAACTGCTGTTGCTATGTTCTTTGTTCCGCCGTCTGCTTTTGGGGATAGCGCCGAATCCGACTCCCAGGCTCCATTTAAACTGACGGAGTCGACGATTATCGTCGGCTATGGAAGCGGGAGCATTGCCGAAGGCTCCTACGAACCTGTTGCGCTTATCTGGCATTTTGGCTTTGATGTCAGGCGTTTCTTCCCTCAACTGGAAAATCATCGCGGCACGCTTTCCGTTTGTCTGGAACCCAAGATCAACCCGGTCTTCAATCCTGAAACGGATCTAGAATTTGGTATCGGTGCCGGCCTGAAATACAGGTATCCTGTAACGAAAAAGGTGTCTGCGTATGTCTTCGGGGCCGTGGGACCCCATTTTATCACCGTTAAAACCAAAGATCAGGCCAACGGGTTTATCTTTTTCGATGATATCGGTGCCGGTTGTTCCTTTTTTCTGACGGAAAGATCCGCCCTTAGTTTGGAGTATAGATTCAGACACATGTCGAACGTCTCGATCAAAGAGCCCAACGGAGGCCTAGACGTCCATATCGGCGCCATCGGCTATTCCCTGTTTTTTTGA
- a CDS encoding DUF2784 domain-containing protein, which yields MYSFLSDISILLHFGFVIFSVAGGLLCLWRPKIIWLHLPTALWAALISFGGWICPLTYLENWLRFKGGGPGYSEGFIARYLEPVLYPVGLGPSHQVSLGVLVVVLNLAVYGWVYRSTGRFPVKKKEA from the coding sequence ATGTATTCTTTTCTCTCCGATATTTCGATTTTATTGCACTTTGGCTTTGTAATTTTTTCCGTAGCCGGCGGCTTGCTGTGTCTTTGGCGGCCGAAAATCATTTGGCTGCATCTGCCGACGGCTCTGTGGGCCGCGTTAATTTCATTTGGCGGTTGGATTTGTCCCCTGACGTATCTGGAAAACTGGCTTCGTTTTAAAGGCGGGGGTCCAGGTTATTCAGAAGGATTTATTGCCAGATATTTAGAACCCGTCTTGTATCCTGTGGGGCTCGGGCCCAGCCATCAAGTGAGCTTAGGGGTATTGGTTGTTGTCTTGAATCTGGCGGTATATGGATGGGTGTATCGATCAACCGGCCGGTTTCCGGTCAAAAAAAAGGAGGCCTGA
- a CDS encoding acetate--CoA ligase family protein: protein MDHQLDHVSLKVIEQIMAGAHNQDRSTLYEHEVYALLSVLGLNTPVYFLIRDEKEITAELLSRFGSEKIVMKLVARDLVHKQAAGGVQMVYKDLEFVRYSYNRMTAAFANRDIQVAGVLFVEFINYSQDLGNENLLGFRESEAFGPVISFSKGGSDAEHFAQYYSPPNLILAPIDRQWAQALLGSTHIQQKYIAQGKIDYITKIIDTGVKFSSLAVSFSNYFAVETEFVITEFEINPYVFTPDGTFIALDGFARFEKRQTSPADLKIAACETVAPFFEPSGIAVVGVSTVDNSKTGNIIASNLVHMQREDVYCVNIKGGSVAIAGKKFPVYKSLPKIKAPVDLVVISVPAGATLPVIKECARKGIRAVIIIPGGFSEVDKHRDLEAEILSIAKSAGFRVIGPNCLGIIYSGNDKVKGVNTFFTPQEKFAVKLGKNNNVAILSQSGALGIVEIENLQHAISPKVIVSYGNQLDVDPCDLVNFFLNDPMVDVIGCYIEGFNKYAGRKFFNIAGQSKKPIVVYKAGRTAAGRKATESHTASIAGEYAVAKAAMKQAGLIVADSMIDHGDFIKTFALLNDFAVTGNRVAVIANAGYEITYAADNLGELEIASFDAKTVRALQKILPPMAKADPLLDLTPMADDKTFAKCMEIVLKSDSVDALFVSIVPHSALIHTTDAEIDRHKNNIAARIVNIVHKYKKPTAVSVNVVSGADAVYNKLGKTLDSGGIPTFLTAKRAMLCLNAFIRYWLLRKSDTFSEWLK, encoded by the coding sequence ATGGACCATCAACTTGATCACGTCTCCCTGAAGGTGATCGAACAGATTATGGCCGGCGCCCACAATCAAGACCGAAGCACGCTCTATGAACATGAGGTCTATGCCCTCCTGTCGGTGCTGGGCCTCAATACGCCGGTTTATTTTCTGATCCGGGACGAAAAAGAGATCACCGCCGAGCTGCTTTCCAGATTCGGCAGCGAAAAAATCGTTATGAAATTGGTGGCCCGGGATCTTGTCCACAAGCAGGCGGCCGGCGGGGTACAGATGGTCTATAAGGACCTGGAGTTTGTCCGCTATTCCTATAACCGCATGACGGCCGCCTTTGCAAACCGAGACATCCAGGTCGCCGGAGTCCTGTTTGTCGAATTCATCAACTATTCTCAAGACCTCGGGAATGAAAACCTGTTGGGGTTCAGGGAAAGCGAAGCCTTCGGGCCGGTCATCTCCTTCAGCAAGGGCGGCAGCGATGCCGAGCATTTTGCCCAATACTATTCGCCGCCCAATCTAATCCTTGCGCCCATCGACCGGCAGTGGGCCCAGGCCTTGCTGGGGTCGACGCATATCCAACAAAAGTATATCGCCCAGGGCAAAATCGACTATATCACCAAAATTATTGATACGGGCGTAAAATTCAGTTCCCTGGCGGTCTCTTTTTCAAATTACTTTGCCGTTGAAACCGAATTTGTCATCACCGAATTTGAAATCAATCCGTATGTCTTTACACCGGACGGCACCTTTATCGCCCTCGATGGCTTTGCGCGTTTTGAAAAACGCCAAACGTCCCCGGCCGACCTTAAGATCGCTGCTTGTGAGACCGTCGCCCCGTTTTTCGAACCTTCGGGAATTGCGGTTGTCGGTGTCAGTACCGTTGACAACTCAAAGACCGGCAACATTATTGCGAGCAACCTGGTTCATATGCAGCGGGAGGATGTATACTGCGTGAACATCAAGGGCGGCAGTGTTGCAATTGCGGGAAAAAAATTTCCGGTTTACAAATCGCTGCCAAAGATCAAGGCGCCGGTGGACCTGGTAGTTATCTCCGTCCCTGCCGGCGCCACCTTGCCCGTTATTAAGGAGTGCGCCCGCAAAGGGATTCGGGCGGTTATTATCATTCCGGGCGGCTTTAGTGAAGTCGACAAACACCGCGACCTTGAAGCAGAAATCCTTTCCATCGCCAAGAGCGCCGGTTTCCGCGTTATCGGCCCCAATTGCCTTGGAATCATTTATTCAGGAAACGATAAAGTCAAAGGCGTCAACACCTTTTTTACCCCGCAGGAAAAGTTTGCCGTCAAATTGGGAAAAAACAACAACGTGGCCATTCTCAGCCAGAGCGGTGCCCTGGGAATCGTTGAGATCGAAAACCTGCAACATGCCATTTCTCCGAAGGTGATCGTCAGTTACGGCAACCAGCTCGATGTCGACCCTTGTGATCTGGTCAACTTTTTTTTAAACGACCCCATGGTGGATGTTATCGGATGTTACATTGAAGGGTTTAACAAATATGCCGGACGGAAATTTTTCAATATCGCCGGCCAGAGCAAGAAACCGATCGTTGTCTATAAGGCCGGTCGGACGGCGGCCGGGCGCAAGGCGACCGAATCGCACACCGCCAGCATTGCCGGAGAATATGCCGTGGCCAAGGCGGCCATGAAACAGGCCGGCCTGATTGTCGCCGACAGCATGATCGACCATGGCGATTTTATTAAAACGTTTGCACTGTTAAACGATTTTGCGGTAACCGGCAACCGGGTAGCCGTGATTGCCAATGCCGGCTATGAAATAACATATGCGGCCGATAATCTTGGAGAGCTGGAAATAGCCTCGTTTGATGCCAAAACCGTTCGGGCCCTGCAAAAGATCCTGCCGCCCATGGCCAAGGCCGATCCGCTGCTGGATTTAACCCCCATGGCGGACGACAAGACCTTTGCAAAATGCATGGAAATCGTCCTCAAGTCCGATTCCGTGGACGCCCTGTTTGTCTCCATTGTTCCCCACAGCGCCCTGATCCACACGACCGACGCCGAAATCGATCGGCATAAGAACAATATCGCCGCTCGCATCGTCAACATCGTTCACAAATATAAAAAGCCCACTGCCGTATCCGTCAACGTGGTCTCCGGTGCCGACGCCGTCTATAACAAACTTGGCAAAACTCTCGATTCCGGCGGCATTCCCACCTTTCTCACGGCCAAGCGGGCGATGCTTTGCCTGAACGCCTTTATTCGTTATTGGCTCCTGCGAAAATCCGACACGTTCAGTGAGTGGCTGAAGTAA